In Anthonomus grandis grandis chromosome 17, icAntGran1.3, whole genome shotgun sequence, the DNA window ATGCTCAGTAGAAATAAGTACTTCATATATAGGACTAAGGAAAGTATGGAATATAATaagatgaagaaaaagaaaggAGTTGAAATTATACAAAACAAATGCCACAAAAAACCAGAGATATGGATAGAATGCttcaatttatttctaattatttaacTCATTACTGATGGCATAATATGGAACCCAGGAATAAAGATCAACAGGTGAAGTACCTACACAATATTTATCTTACGATAACTATTGGAGAAGGCAATAGAGCATACCAAACCGATAGTTGTGTGATATTTGGATCTTTAAAAAGCATTAGATAGAATCCGActggaagaaataatttatataatgagGCAGAAAAACAAAATGGAAAGTATATAAATAGAGTAAATGAACTTAACAGTcacaccaaaaaaattaatatgttatgTACTTAAGATATAATCTGAAGGAGTTTATTGCCAAGGAAATACATTTTTCTTGAGGTATACTTTTTAGAAAAGTAGCAATTTCCGCATGAAGTTATTTACATGAAAGCCGTTTCATTCAATATAATTATGGCTATCATATAAAATAAGAACTGTGATTGAAAGAAGTTGCTGTCTGTAGTGGGCTATAAACGACACAACATGTTTTCAGTTCACACTCACTGTGTGTGTTAGAGGTCTTTAAGACCGAGGCTTTGTGTAGTCCCCTTTAGATTTGAGGACTATAATGCTACAATtgcaaaattttcatttgtccGAAGAAgaatagaaaaaatacattttttttcaatctattttactttttctatCTGATATTGGAAacttattatgtttatttaaaacgCAATTTACAGGATGttccaaattcgagggtgaccattggaatctcgaaAACTGTAAGGCCGGTCGCACATTGGATACGAATTTGTATCGTACGTAAACCTACGATGCTAGTCGTACGAATTAAGTGCGCACACTGAATACGTTTTTCTCCGTCAAATAAGATAGGGGCTAAGCAGTGTTTCGGTGACATTGTATTCATTAAACCCtcttactttttatttgttttgtttggaatttgtaGCGTAATGAAACCTGCAAGATAATTCTCTTCTAATTCGGAGACTGCGGAGACGTCGTCACTATCGAAGAACCGAGTGGGTGcgtgaaatatatttgaaaagagAGGAATTCGGTGAATTTCATCATATTATGACTAATTACTGTATCATGGTTATACACGTatgaagaaaaaaacttttgaatatattttgaaCATTATCAGACCTAAGGTGACTAAATACAGCGCGATTTCGCGCTATTTCGCGACACAATATCACCTGAAGAACGATTGATTGTAACTTTAAGGTAAGAAAGTAAAATATAGTTCTTTTATTGGTACTTCTTTATTCAAAACATAacttacatattatattaattactgGTGTTTGGATTAAATTGCATACTGAGGGAGAGCACCTGTTGAAAATTGTGGACAAACATATTCTTGCGATAGTCCTTGTGCTGAATTACTTTGTGACATACTGAGATCAACATTAAACTGGATCGAGTCACTAGATTGATCAAGCACTACCAAAGGAGGTACAGCATTTTGTTCGTCTATAAGAACTTGTTGCAATTTTGATCTTACCATTAATTTGCGATAATTAAGGATATCTTTTAGAAACGGCAGAAGGCTCATTAGAACTTGGGCATTAGGATCATTTGCAGTCTCTTGAAAGCTCTTTAACTTTTCCTCTTCAATATGTAATAGCCTTGTATCGATTTCATCTGCTTGacgtgttttaattttttttttctaattggaCATTTCAAGTTTTCTTTGGAATTTGTTCGCTACTTGGTTCCGAAGATTGACCGGGGGACGGCGAAAGCATATAACTGCTACTTGTATTTGAACTATTTTATCCATCAGAACTGTTACAAGTGTCTGGCACGCTACTTTTAAGCTCCCTTTTACACATTGTACTTCGAAGGAATAGCAGAAGCTGAAAATATGGCCATTTGGAATCGGGATCTGAAGTAATTGCTTGACCAGATTTTTTGTTGCTGACTTTTTTGAGCTCCTTCCCAAAAGTAACTCGTAGACCTCGCCATTTCTTTTTTAGCTCATCaactgaaatataaaataaaatttatcttttattacaGGTACCCAGCGACAGGTTCATCTTTCAAGACTCTTGGATATTCATTTAGAATTTCAGACAATACTGTTGGTTGTATTATACATGAAACTTGTAACGTTATTTGGGGAAATCTTTCCGAAATTCATATGAAGTTTCCATCAAATGAAAATATGGTTAATATATCTGATGATTTTTGGACAAAATGGAGGTTTCCTAATTGTTCTGGGAGCATTGACGGTAAACATATACGGATAAACGCGCCAGCGCACTCTGGCAGAATATTTCGTAATTATAAATCATTTTTCTCAATTGTATTGCAAGCTATTGTAGATACAAACTACAGATTTATTACTATAGATGTGGGAGCCTATGGCAAAGAGAGTGAGGGTGGAATATTCTCTCATTCAAATCTCTCAAGACAATTGGAAAATGGCGCTCTCACTTCTTAGTTAGTGATGAAGCTTACCCGTTAAAGACATATCTCATGCGTCCCTATCCCCAAAGAAATTTGGGACCGGAAGAAGAAATATTTCACAAATGCTTAACAAATGCAAGGCAAGTTGTTGAGTATGCCTTTGGTATTCCGAGTAGCAAATGGAGATTATTATTAACAGCAATTGAAGTCAATCCCGATTGTGCTGATgccataataaaatatatatgtttactTCATAACGTTATAATTAATAAGGAAGGTTTCACtgccacaaaataaaattaaaaacagattcATGACTGCAGGAGAGCCCACAACATCAGGGATgcgcttaaaaattattttgctcgtaacacttaaagaaataattataatataaataactaaactaatataattaacttaatcattaaaactgttaatttatctgttaattattaatagccgtattaataaatttacttataaaTTCACTTCATTTCTGTTGATATTTCTAGCCATGCATTGCGCTGAAGATCTCGTAAGTGATAACTGAATCTTTCTGATCCCACAAATATTTGTGATTGTAAACcaagttaattagtttttctaCATCCatgtctatatattttatttaattaatgtaataaacgCACGAAAAATCCCAACAAGTTTGGATTGACTTCGGACGTCGGAACCAGACGTACGGATACGTACGATTAATTCGGATCCAGTCTGCGCGCTGTCATAATACTTGAAAGGTTGGGATCGTTCGGGCGTGTATGTACGTATTCGCACGAATAAACTTCGTACGAAAACGCGTGCAGTGTGCGACCGGCctaagagttacagggtcggttaaataaaggcaaagttgcgcaatttggagcttaataaaatgacgtttaaataattttaaaatttcggaTACTTCCCGAGTTATCCGAACAAAATCGAAAATTGAccaaatcgtttttaccttctaccgactttatttaaagagacatcggaaaactaaaaacagttatttattgccattttttatgtcttacaacatgacgcaaaaaaaaaattaagccgacgtttcgtttttctTCAATCatcattaactttattttttcttataggcccCATAtaggattttctcatttttataaagtatttttaattgcctttaaaatgaggtatcgcacttgcatgtccaATTATTCCTTCTAGTAGTTCCCATAAGAAATCCATGAGTGCAAGAGtgaaagatatatcaatggaattttcaaataaattgattttgtataaactgaagctataaaataatatgtatttgatatttttttttaaaccaattcaatgaaaatgtatcctttcctaacctaatattttgattttttttaaatttttatagtaggCCATGATAAAATGACATTAGCcggttaaacttaataaaataaaaggatacattttcattatattggtttaaaacaaaattatatcaaatacagagtattttatagcttcagtttaataaaaataataatatttatattaaaatataaatatacccTGTACATTTGAATATGCCCCTATCATAcagaattttttattcataataactttttttctaaatttattctATACTATTGAAATACCATAGATTGCATCTTTAATAGCTtcgttaaattatttatgaagcCTTGGGCGCTCTTAGTTGAACTTCTTCTTATAGATGACCCCATTATTAGTTGAAAGGAATGCTaccattttagttttaaattaaagataatgaCCTACATTTTACTGAGGAACAATTGGTTTAACTTTAAtctttttaaactataaaatagaaaaatgacaacactttattcaaattaatatagACGTAAAATAACTTACGcaaaatgctttattgtatGTTAATTAAAAGGAAATTGTACTCTTTGACCTAATAGTACGTGGCTTGATATATCACTTTGTTAACTATATgcctataaattaaatttttaccgtaataatattatacaaaaaactGATCAGAAAAATGATGCGAGGTTACAAAAATACCGGATAGAGACTCTGAAAGAACACTTATTGAACAAAAGCTAAATCATAAAAAGGAGGAAAAAGATACGATATTAGACACAGGGAAAAGTAGAAGGAGTATGGccgacattaaaaaaaacaatatttacaatttctataaattatttgataattaCAAGAGAGCTTGATCGACTCACTATGAGGCAACAGTTGAAGAACAATTAAGACATGTACAAAAGAAGATAGTCAAATTAGAGATAGAAATGTCGCATGCCTCTAtttatccttatctcagaatgCCAACAGTAGCCAACAGTAGATTCACCAAATTTCAATAGTAAGGAGTACGGAGTACCAATTTAAAAGATTTCGtggactctgccaaggaaaatcAATGAGATATTGAAGAAAAGGCAATAAATCCTAGGTTGCGCCAAAAAGAAGAATCtaccaaaatattaagaaaaccatTGTCTCAGGATATTTACCTTTTAAATTACCCAAATAAATTTAcccaaaaatctgaaaaaaaaatcagtttacCTAATTTGATGAAAGatatttattaactaaatgATTATTAGCaaattattcctttttttattatatggcTTACCTCTACtccatatttaacaaaaaactcaTGCAATAGCCAAAGGTATGTGTTTTATAACCTTTGTTTGCGCACTAATGTAGAAAGGAAAACAGTGACTTCTGAATTTCTTTTCACTTAATGCAGGTTAAATAATTGTCTACAACATAATCAATGACTTTTGATAGTTTTAGTGGCGTTAGTAAGTGCAAACGTGCAAAATGGCTTACCTACTAAAGACTATGTATGACGgctacttttatattttaaatgaaaaatcagGTAAACGCAAACTGAAATATGCCACAATacgtattatttatttctatcaTATATAACAGATCCTAGAGCGAACGATTATTTCCTTCTTCAATCCCCTATACCAACAGCAATAGTGCTCTTTCTATGGTATAAATTCGTATTTAAATGGGGTCCAGCACTCATGGAGAAGCGTCCGCCATACAATCTAAAACGTATAATGATTATTTACaacattattcaaattttagcTAACTCTTTTATAGTCTTAAACGTAAGTATAAGCAAACATGCAAAACTATATTCTATAAATGTTgctccaatttttatttttagtgccTTAGAGCCATCCATTTTATAAGCTGGACATGTAACCCTATAGACTACTCAGAAAGCTACTGGGGAAgacaatttttgcaatattgttatatatattatcttttaaaaatggcTGACCTCATTGACACAGTAAgtataattaacaataaaaaaaatatttttaaagcaaattttttttaggtgttttttgttttaaggaagAAACAGACCCATATTAGTTTCTTGCATACCTACCACCATTTCGGTATGGTTATGACAGGGTGGTATGGTGCAAAATTTGTAGGTGGTGGCCACTCGTATTTTCTAGGCTTTGCCAACTGTATTGTACATACTATTTTGTAtagctattatttattaacggccCTTGATagtaaatatggaaaaatattgtgGTTGAAGAAGTTTATTACCCAAGCGCAACTGGTAAGACACGTCATGTTTCAGTACGCATTTTATAGAGATTCTTACGTTTTGTTGCTCGTCAAGTTCATTTGGAACATATGATTTGTTATAGTTTGAACATATactataaaaatgtgaaaaaaaaatataaatatctaataCCTCATTACCTCAAATTTAagatgttgtaattttttttaattttttgttaattgtaaGCGGGACCATCTCTTAAACACTGAACAATAGCTTtagagcaaaaaattatttaacagtgaaaaattaaaattaatgcagaaaaaaactattttttggcgcccaacgtttttttattttttttaatattcataaagaTAGAAGTTTTGATTTAAACATTGGAAAATTATGGTGTACAATGCCTgcctaatattaaatacaaaaaactcattggattttaaaataagtaaaggtGAAACATGTAAACCTTATAAGCTTTTGCGTAAGAAATTAATGCTGTAGAGATCAtcctaatttttttgcatttatgaaataaatataattgaatattttagaaGGCAAATtagattatattatatttatcagaATATTATTGCAAACAAGCCATTTGAATCTAATATTACTTTTTCCTTGTGCTTTTTAGTACAAAACATGTTTTTgattaatgataatatattGTGAAACAACGTAGGTTGTTCCTTGAATTACGAAAGTTCATCGAATGTCAACTTCCTTAATCATTGTTGTAATGAGTAATAGAggtcaaaaattgaaaatctaaTGAAATTCGGTGAATTCATAGTTAGAAGGccatttaaaatgaatatatggTTTTTGCCTAATATGCTGAAAATCTGTAAACAAATTTCAAGAAAGcctattcttttaatttaaaataacaaaaaataacgcatacactttttaaatatttaattgtttttaaatatggcTAAGAacggaaaaatatttaatataggaACATTTTTTGATGCTTatcatttttttaggaaaatttatatttattagttttttgaaataaaaatatgacttaTCAAAAATGATATTCTATAGTATACGAATATTAATTCGTGtaatattttagaaagaaaaaaaaacattaacaaaaaatagaggattaataattattaactaaaaatttaattaaatatcccTATATTAAGCCAAAGTTTCGACAGTGATTTTATGTACTTCAGGGCATTATaaaccataacttaaaaattaaaggaatttgcttaccattattttattatttatcaaaatagGGACgtcttgttttaaataaaagggaAATGTTCTATGTCttcctaataataaaaacaaaattaggataggatttcaaaataaattaaggtCAAACATATAAACATCATTCTGATTTTTTGCATTGTCAccctgaaaataataattggatTCCAATATCCTATGTTGGTAGGAATATAgaagaatattatttaagtaagaatataaataatctaacatattttattaatataatatctaaAGCAGTAAATTACTCATTTATGTTAACACCAACATAAAACAAATCGTCTCTATAACTGGGCAAAGCTCCAGATTATGACAAAATAAAAGTAGATATTGTGAAAGATATTTCACAGCCAATAGCTACACCTCTTACATACTTTATAAGTGATGCAGTTCTGCAGAACAATCTAAAAAAAGTGTCtttaagctattttttaaaacggaAGATAAATTAGCCTTGGATAGTTATCGACCAATCCCTCTCATATTAAATTCTActaagattttcaaaaaagtaataaaaaacaaaattaaaaattactttaaattaataaaaaatattatttgaaaacgATAATTTGCATTTAGGGAGAGAATATCAACCCAAAttgctattttttataatactaaaaaaaagagaatatttCTGAAAATGCGTTTTGCTTTTTGACGCCCATCATATTTTCAGATGAACAGTCCTACggtaaaaatttaacttattcaaaatagaaatttcatgttatatgtaatattttacaaaaagaatACATATAAGTCATAAACAAGAATTAGATAATTTGAAAGGGTTAAGgaatataataacatttaaagcTAACAAGTTTTCAACCCTAAATATAATTGGATTTCTATATCCAAAGCAGACATTTTGACACTTATCCTGTGTGTTACCAAGGCTATAAAGATCCCAATttcaaactaaatttaaaataattaagggtggattttaacaaaaattatttaaacatattagtaaaatatgtttttatgaaaaactgtTAATAGTGATCAAACCATGATATgcatatttatgtttatatcaaaaatataaaaaaactacttatttctACGCTTCTCATCTATGACTATCCTgtttgaatattttccaaacatttGAAAAGAAAGTTTGTTTATGGTTGATCATGTTCTTAAGTAAGGAAGATACGCGTTAGGTGTATTAGGATGTGATCAAATTTTTGCACATCTTAAGCAAAACTCAGGAACATATTTTGAATGTTCTTATCACAATTTCAGCATAGGCTAAATTAGAGAGTTTTAAGTCAGTATCTAACACTTTCGTTGGGATATATCATAGATGAAGGTTACCAATGGCGTAAGAAAAGAGACATAAAAGGTAAACCTCAACTAAGAGTCAATAATGAAGCTAAGATATTTGCATTTATTCGCTAGACTATGTAGCCAATAAGAATAATAAGGCATTAGCGTTTGGTGTGTGACGTCACGCATTTGGGCTATTCAGCTTTTTTAGTATATGGTGGTAGAGAGACCTATATTATTAGAAACTatcgctaattattttttttttaaagaacatgaGTAATATTATAGACCTCTTGACCTAtctaaaaagttatatttgagTTTTGGTCCAATATCTATCagatatattattaaatgcaGGCTTCCTACTCGGCTACCCCTGCGCCAAAATTcaggatatttatttatatttaataaaataaagaattacaAGGGAAAAGGTCTACCTTATTAAGGTATCGACTTTTTATTGGGTTTTGCCTTTAAGCGCAATAATTGTTCAACTATTCAAATAATTGTTCATTCAAATAATTGTTCATTgggtaatttttaaaacgtcCTCTCCCTTGTGATTGACGTATTTATCGAAATTCGAGACATATTTTTGTTCAATACAATAAAGTAAGATTAATTCAACatcttttattaattgttgCTAGAAATATgtcattaaattcatttatcaACTTATTAAAGATTATGTAAGTCACAGATATAACATATTTAACCTGATCTTGGGGGGTATAAGAGACCTTTATAAATAATTGCTTGACATATACCAATATTTGTTTACAGCTGTCACATTTTAGTTTTCTAACGTTATTTAGCCGCAATAGTTACGTAAATAGGTAATTAGCGGTAACACGTCTTTTGATGTTCTGAAACTGATTATCATTTATTACAATTTGAGGCAATGCACTTTTAGTTTCGATAAAGAGATCAATTTTTATATGGGTCATAATCAGGTAATTCCTAAAACTTGAAACCAAAATAGGGCTAAAGCTGCGAGACTGAAATGTTAATATGGTTTGTGTTCTAAACCTCTGTTCTGTCTCATataactgatttgcagacatgATAATGGTCGCTTGGCGTTTGCCTGTATCTACCAATTCTGTCTTTAAGGAGGTCTGTTAACAATGTTACTAAGAGAACATATCCCAGCTTATCAAAACAGTAGTCGGTTATTTCAAGCAACCCATGAAGGATATAAGTTGAAGCAATTCGAGTATGTTGGGTGCAagtctttaaaaaattgctgGTTGAAGGATTAAACCAAACTCgccatttttttaagaactcaATCTTAGGACCTAACTCGAAGTTTGTCACTGGTTTCCTTATAGTAGGTTCTTGAAATGTATTGcgttagaacattgaaaggctagaattagtaaacaacaactttgtttgaccatgtgcacaggggcaaagacggtattttgtttacaaacatattcattgattctctgttgtcaagtttacacgcattttcaaaagagaaaaggcaacaccgcaggcaaaagctaATGTCATCTTGCAAATAGTCATCTTGACAAATGACATTCTTTGTAACATTCACATCGTTTTTGGctgataaagaaaaaagttatttcagtgtttttgtgaactgttaatattgtaaaaacttgtgccgatGGTGCCGCACCGTGGGAAAAAGCGATTTAAGTCGATCTttgtaaataccgatattgtcataacatcagaTCAAGGGATaaccgtcatcataaacgtagaataataataacttattcagaaatctataataattataaaatttttaattttcataaaactgttttttattagataacctttactctaatgaagtacgttaaaaaacgcataaagagttcatatagggtaatattgtttataatttaaagcttaATCTATAAATGATAAATACTTAtcacgtaaatattttttgacgacgtcactggtaaagattacttgtgtcggtggaatcaacaatgcgaacgaacggcgttgcgatgttgttgcctttttcccTATTATAcgttttttacattaatttaactttgaatgctaatttctttttagagtatctttttatattttaataaagaggaatagtattattttgcgcctgtcaaaataagtgacaaattttgacgatattataaattgtgtttttttttggccatttctacataagcatttggcatcattgcatcagagatgttgcaagcaaacagaCTCCATATTTCTACGGCAATGCTagttctagcctttcaatattcaAGGTTGTTTGCCTTTGAATGAGGcttttacatttaatattttccacTATATGGATATAATGATTACATAAATAGCAGTATCTTAAGAATGTAGTATAAGAGTACCAAAGTTTCCTGAAGCTTCGTCTACAATAGAATTAAAGATCTTTAATGAAAGCTTGACATTTGTCCACTCTCAAGGTAAAGGAAATAATGCTcttatagtcggattaccgaatagatggagtaaatgatgtgcgcgaaatataggaCTGCCCATagatgcaaccttggcagatttagacgaggagaattatgtctacttattttcaattattttaccatacagctttgctttgtaagcaggttttttttaaatataatacgaTCGCCTTTAAAATtggtccaaaccgattttgtgattgtgccaggtaatgatataataatcctttttaagtattttgttatgcaaagttatgttaatatgttggggtttaccgaaaagTGATAGgtaatcattttaagtaatcgtgccaggtcaaacatttagggtgtaattggccaggttcatcagttttgcctataatagtaAGGACCAATAAACATTATCATACCTGAGCAACAATCGAGCGCTTAGGGagcgcttttttctgatgaacccggccattataaaatataattttatgatcataatctggtttttagaattacttaagtagcttttatcttttattatatatgtatatctttatatatgttcataatcacttGCTTTTCAGtaatggtcaaatgttttcgtactcttttcttgggggatgacaatgggggtgtacgtggcgcgtcagccaatatttgttaacaaaaaaataaacacaagctcaacttttcaatattgcgaagattcaaatattcgaatagcagaaaattcaaccaaaacgatctaaagccgctcgactaataaaattaaataaaaccccaagtcatgaacaTTATCGAGactctaggccacacctccggcgcagaacgatcacatgaccactccatctgtttGGTAACCCAAGTATAGGTGTAAGGAATAGCTAGGATATcatattctagtttatgtttatttaatattaaaaattaatttgaataaagaaacagtttttaatagataaaattcattataaacCAGGTGAGGTTAAACAATACTAAGTTaatcttttgttaaaaaattcctTTCCCGTTAACAGTATTATTGTCACTTATTGTGCAAAAAACTGCATTACCTATTTCctctaaattttctttaatggttttaataaaattataggggatttcttaattaatttttgaaacagGGGCTATGTGAACTACTTTCTTAAAGCTAGAACCGATAGTTAAAATAATGAAGGCAAATGCTAAAAAAGCATGCTGAATGCTAAATAAAGAAGTtagaatgttattattattaactgc includes these proteins:
- the LOC126746383 gene encoding elongation of very long chain fatty acids protein AAEL008004-like, producing MAYLLKTMYDGYFYILNEKSDPRANDYFLLQSPIPTAIVLFLWYKFVFKWGPALMEKRPPYNLKRIMIIYNIIQILANSFIVLNCLRAIHFISWTCNPIDYSESYWGRQFLQYCYIYYLLKMADLIDTVFFVLRKKQTHISFLHTYHHFGMVMTGWYGAKFVGGGHSYFLGFANCIVHTILYSYYLLTALDSKYGKILWLKKFITQAQLFQFVFLFYMYVQLLWVDCDYPKGILFLFVPQNLFMIVLFSDFYVRTYILAPRKKRKLQEEAERMKDEREKEEIKQAEMK